The genomic region GCATCAAGGCGGATCTGCGTTAGCCAAAGCCCTTGCGGCACCTGACGCGCTAGAGCCAATAACGGCGCCGAAAACCCGATCGCCTCTGTGGCGATCAAGTTTTCCACCCGGCCCAGCAATTGCTGCCTGCGCACTAGCGTTGCCGTCACACTTTCAAGAGCAGCTTCAACTGCGGGATCGGGTTGGCGAGCGTTTACTTCGCCGGTCAGTTGCTCCACGGAGCTCTGCAGCTTCTCACTCTGTTGTTGCAGCGTTCCAACCTTCGCCTGCAGTTGAGATTCCTGATAACGGACAACACCAGCAGCCACCACCAACGCAACCAACCCGAGCACCAGAACGGACAGGGCTGTCCCTGCCTGCAATTTTCCCTGGCGGGAGCGCAAATCGTCAGTATAGAGATTTACCTGCTGGACTATTCCGTCGCCCTTCCGGGCGGTTGCCAGGCTGGCACTCCATGCAATAAGGCAGCGGCTATCCAGAGGCTCTTCAAGACCAAAAGGTGCCCAGTCCAGAGTTTCAACCGAGGCAGCCACATAGGTTGCCAACATGGATGACAGTGGCAGGACATTGTCTCGGGCGACCAATCTGATCACGGCAGGCGGAACCTGCCCTAATTGGCTTTCGTAGTAGTCCAGGGAACGCTGCATTTCCAGCGCCAGCGACTGCACCGAGCTCTCTTGGCTCGACGCATCGCGCAGATCATCGGACGTTACGTCCAGCCGCCGAGACAAATACAGCGCCTCTCCCTTGCAGACGATCATCTGTCCGAAGCGCTCACGCATGTAAACCAGAGCCGCGCCCCGGCGATCAGGGTCGATGCGGGACACCAGATTGCGTAAGGCCAGCTCGGCAATATCAATCGAAACCAGCGCCAAGCCACAGTTCTCTACCAGCGTAACCAGTTCGCTAACCAGAGACTTTCGCGCGGCGACCACATTCACCAGGTTTCCTCGTCCGCGAGAAGCATCCTCGGGAAAAAGAAACGCACCGGACACGGCATCGGAGGGGTTAAAGTCGAGAAAATCCTTGAGCTTCCACTTCAGGGCATCGCCAAGCTCAGACTCATCAATACCTTCCGGGCGTTCCAGCTGGAATACCTGGTACTGGTCAAGCGGCAGAATGAGTGTGGTATCAGCACCGGCCCAACCGCGCTCGCTGGAAAGAGAGCCAAGAACATCCTCCCGCTTTGCCGGTAAGCAATCAGAAAAACCGGCCAAGCCTCCAGATTCCGCCCACGCTATCCCGTCGGCGCGCACTTCCAAGCAGATGCGCTGGCGCCCACCGGAACGTCGCAAAATTTTTGCTATATAGCTTAGAACCACTCGCCAGCCTCAGTGTTTAAAAAGTAAACAGATCGTAATGCACCTTGGATAATAGTTGATAAAACGAACGTAATTCCGTGTTTTATCGTTTGTTTTTGCGTTTTTTTGCATCTGTCTAATAAAAAAAGACCCCGAAAAAACGGGGGCTTTCTGAGTTATGGCGAGCCTTGCCCCTAGAAGGGTATGTCGTCATCAAAGTCGTCAACTGGCTCAGGCATACTGCTACCCTGCGCTGGTTGGCCTTGGTTCTGGTTCTGGTTCTGGTTCTGGTCATAACCGCCAGACTGGGCAGGCTGCTGGTTATTCTGAGCCGGCGCAGCTGGCGTCGATTGCTGCTGAGGACGTCCGGCAGGTGCACCTTGATTTGCTCCACCGTCACTACCACGACTGTCCAGCATCTGCATTTGGCCATTAATGTCCACCACAACCTCAGTGCTGTAAACGTTCTGGCCTTCTTTGTTCTGCCACTTGCGCGTCTGTAGCTTGCCCTCTATATAGACCTTAGACCCTTTACGCAGGTATTGCCCGGCCACCTCGGCAATCTTCCCGAACATAACAATTCGGTGCCATTCCGTTTTGGGAACCAATTGACCCGTCTGGCGATCCTTATAACTCTCGTCGGTAGCAATGTTCAGGTTCACCACGGCATTGCCGTTCGGGGTATAACGGGTGTCCGGATCCTGCCCGAGATTCCCGATAAGAATAACTTTGTTTACGCCTCTTGCCATGTTCTGCTCCCGATTCTGTCTTCATGAGCGCCCGCATTCCTTGCGAGCCTCCGGATTTCAAGAACTGCTACCCTGCTGGACAAATGGAACGTCCGCAAGTAACGCCTCATCAAAGTGCTGTCGATCCACCTTAAGATAGGCGGTGCCAGCGTTTTCAATAATGACCACATCCTGCACGCCCGGCAGGCTACGCAGGCTGCCATCAACATCGCCGTACTGGTCGCTGGCCATGTCCCGCAACTGTACCACGAAACCCGAGGTGTAGCCCGGCACAGGCATGGTCAGAGCGACCAGCAACCAGAGCCCAAGCACGGTAACCATAAACCACACTACACCCTCAATTCCAACCTGCTGCAGCAAGAAGCCACCCAAGGCCCCGCCCAAAAAAGCGCCCATAAACTGCGAGGTAGAATACACGCCCATGGCCGTTCCCTTGCTTGCAGCCGGCGCCTCTTTACTGATCAGAGACGGCAGGCTAGCCTCAAGCAAATTGAAGGCCATAAAAAAGAAGAAAAGCACGGCCCAAGCAATGGGCAGGCTATCAGACACTCCGGCAAGCCCCGCTGTCGCCAGTGTAAGCAACGCAATAGCACCACACAGAACCGGCTTCATTCTGCGCTTTTTCTCACCAATGATGATAAAAGGTACCATGGCAACAAATGAGGTAATCATCACACTCAAATAGAACCACCAATGTGAACTACTGGCCAGCCCAAGCTGATCCTGCAGAACAGATGGAAACACTAAAAACAATGACGTTAGTACCAGGTGCAGTGCGAAAATCCCGAAATCCAGTCGCAACAGACGTTTGTCAGACAGAACGCGCCCCAGCATAGCTTTCGCAGGATGGGTATCGGCACTGATTTTATGTTGATGCGGTGTGGGTACAACGCGGCTGACAATGAGCAAGGCAATCATGGCCAGCACGGCTGTCGCGTAAAAGATTCCAGACAGGCCCCATACCGAACCCAGCAGCGGCCCCAGAACCAGCGATACGGAGAACGAAAGCCCTATAGAGATACCCACCGTCGCCATGGCCTTGGTGCGCTCTTCCTCTCGGGTCAAGTCGCTGAGCAGCGCCATGAGCACACTGGCAATAGCGCCTGCCCCCTGAAGCATCCGACCGCCGATCACCACGTATATTGAATCTGTGGAGCCAGCCAGTATGCTGCCCGCAGCGAAAAGAACCAGGCCGATGTAGATCATGCGCTTGCGGCCAACTCGGTCTGAAAGTAAACCGAAAGGTATCTGCAACAACGCTTGGCTCAACCCATAGGCGCCAATGGCAAAACCGAGCAGAGCCGGCGTTGCACCTTTAAGCTCGTCACCCAACAGCATGAATACCGGCATAACCATGAAGAGCCCGAGCATGCGTATCGCATACACAGATGCCAGCGCAGATACGGAGCGTTTTTCCAGCGCATTCATGGTAGTTGGCTCCTCTCCGGGGGGGTGAAAGCGCGACCTTGCGAAAGAACATATTTCCCGCAGGCGGCGCATTGTAACAGAACGCTCTCCGGCAGGGGACAGCTACGACTTTACCGACATCTTCGCCGCAGCCGGCGTAACACGGTATAATTTACGTTTTTTCCAAGTGAGGCATTATGGATCATATCCAGATTAAAGGGGCGCGGACCCACAACCTGAAGAACATCGACCTGGATATCCCAAGGGACAAGCTGATCGTGATAACCGGTCTATCCGGCTCAGGCAAATCATCCTTGGCGTTTGACACTCTCTATGCGGAAGGTCAGAGGCGTTATGTGGAATCTCTATCCACCTACGCGCGTCAGTTCCTATCCATGATGGAGAAGCCCGATATCGATCACATCGAGGGTTTGTCTCCTGCTATTTCTATCGAGCAGAAATCCACATCACACAACCCTCGCTCGACGGTCGGCACCATTACCGAAATCTACGACTATCTGCGACTTTTGTTTGCTCGGGCTGGCGAACCACGATGCCCCGAACACGGCCAACCACTGGAAGCGCAGACCGTAAGCCAGATGGTTGATCTGGTGCTAGCCATGCCGGAAGACAGCAAACTGATGATCCTTGCGCCGGTTATACGGGATCGCAAAGGGGAGCATCTGCAAGTCGTCGAGACCATGCGCAGCCAAGGCTTTATCCGGCTACGGGTGGACGGCACCGTGTATGACATCGACGATGTACCAACGCTCGACAAAAAGCGCAAGCACCAGATTGATGTTGTCGTCGATCGCTTCAAAGTAAAACCTGGCCAGGAACAACGGCTCGCTGAAAGTTTTGAGACCGCCTTGGGGCTTGCCGACGGCATCGCCTTGGTCGCCCCGATGGATGGCGAATCAAGTAGCGAAGGTGCGGAGCATACCTTCTCAGCAAAATACGCGTGTACACAGTGCGGCTACGCCCTAAGCGAACTGGAACCAAAGCTGTTTTCCTTTAACAGCCCCGCCGGCGCCTGCCCTACCTGCGACGGCCTAGGTGTTAAGCAGTTCTTTGATGCAGACAAAATTGTACAGCACCCCGAAGCAACCCTAGCCGCCGGTGCCATCAAAGGCTGGGATCGCCGGGCGGTGTACTATTTTCAGCTGCTGGGCAGCGTTGGCGAACACTATAAAGTCGATTTAGAAACACCCTGGGAAGAGCTTCCGGAAGATTTCCAGACAACCCTGCTGTTCGGGTCCGGCACCGAAGAGATTGCGTTTCGCTATGTGAACTCTCGCGGCCACATCATGGAGAGATCCCACCCCTTCGAGGGGATTATTCCGAACCTCGAACGCCGCTACCGGGAAACAGACTCTCAGAGCATGCGTGAAGAGCTAGCACGTAACCTCAGCACCCAGGCCTGTAAAGAATGCCATGGCGCCCGCCTACGCAGCAGCGCCCGACACGTTTTCATTGACGAACGCACTATTTCGGATCTAACCCGCCTTCCAATCGGTGAAGCCTATTCTTACTTCGATACCCTGGAACTGGCTGGCCGCAAAGGCGAAATTGCCGAAAAAATCACAAAAGAAGTCCGGCAACGGCTCCAATTCCTAGTAAATGTGGGCTTAGAGTACCTGACACTGGAACGCAGCGCTGACACCCTGTCTGGAGGTGAGGCCCAACGAATAAGGCTCGCCAGCCAGATTGGCGCTGGCCTTGTTGGTGTTATGTACATCCTGGATGAGCCATCCATCGGGCTTCATCAGCGCGACAACGATCGTTTGTTGAGCACCCTTACCCACCTTCGCGATCTTGGTAACACCGTCATCGTTGTCGAGCACGATGAAGATGCTATTAGGGCAGCCGATCACGTTATTGATATAGGGCCAGGTGCCGGCGTACACGGCGGCGAAATCATTGCTCAGGGCACGCCTGCTCAGGTGATTGCAAACCCCAACTCACTGACTGGCCAGTACCTAAGCGGAGTTAAAAAGATAGCCATTCCGAGCATTCGGAATAAGGGTACAGGCCAGACTCTCACGTTAACCGGTGCAACTGGTAACAACCTGCAGAATGTCACCCTAACCCTACCACTGGGTATAATGACCTGCGTAACCGGCGTTTCCGGCTCTGGCAAATCCACTCTGATAAACAGCACCCTATACCCAGTGGCGGCTGCCAAGCTGAACAAAGCCACCAGCCTTACCGCATCACCCTACGAAGGACTGAAAGGGCTTGAACAGCTGGATAAAGTGATCGACATAGACCAGAGCCCCATCGGTCGCACCCCTCGCTCCAATCCGGCCACCTACACCGGTCTATTCACACCGATTCGGGAGCTGTTCGCAGGCACTCAAGAGTCAAGATCAAGGGGCTACAAACCCGGCCGCTTCTCCTTCAACGTGAAAGGTGGACGATGTGAAGCCTGCCAGGGCGACGGCATGATAAAGGTAGAGATGCATTTTCTGCCAGATGTGTACGTTCCCTGTGACGTGTGTAAAGCCAAGCGCTATAACCGCGAAACTCTAGAGGTGCGCTACAAAGGTAAGAATATCAATGAAGTTCTGAGCATGACCGTAGAGGAAGGGCGGGTGTTTTTTGACGCCGTGCCGTTTCTTGCCAGAAAGCTACAGACACTGATTGATGTGGGACTGTCCTATATTCGCCTCGGCCAAAGTGCAGTCACCCTGTCTGGCGGCGAAGCGCAGCGGGTCAAGCTTGCCAAGGAGCTATCCAAGCGGGATACCGGGCAAACCTTGTATATCCTCGATGAACCCACAACAGGGCTACACTTCTACGATATACAGCAACTGCTAAACGTACTGCAGCGCCTCCGGGATCACGGCAACACCATCGTGGTGATCGAGCACAATCTTGATGTCATCAAGACGGCTGACTGGGTGATAGATCTAGGCCCAGAAGGCGGATCAGGAGGCGGGAAAATTATTGCGGAAGGCACGCCAGAACAAGTCGCTGCAAATCCAGCCTCGCACACAGGCCACTACCTGAAAGCCATCTTGCCGGGCTAACCGGCACAAAAAAACCGGAGGCGTTTCCGGCTCCGGTTTTTTCTGACTAGATGACAATGTTACTTGCCGTCTTTGTCCACTTCTTCTGCTTCGATGTCCAACGGACGACCTATCAGCTCAACAAATGCCATAGGGGCATTGTCGCCTGTACGGAAGCCACACTTCAGAACACGAAGGTAACCACCCGGACGCTCATTGTAACGGGGGCCAAGCTCATTAAACAGCTTGACAACCGCTGCATCGTCACGTAGGCGAGAAAACGCCAGACGACGATTTGCAACCGAATCTTTCTTGGCGAGCGTGATCAAAGGCTCAGCTACCCGACGAAGCTCTTTGGCTTTCGGCAGCGTTGTTTTGATCAGCTCATGACCAACCAGTGACGCAGTCATGTTACGAAACATGGCCTTGCGATGCGCACTGGTCCTGTTGAACTTACGACCACTCTTACGATGACGCATTGCTCTTATTCCTTACCTTAAACTAATCGGCAATCAACCGCCCAAAACCCGATCGTCGCCACGAAGGCTAGCCGGTGGCCAGTTATCAAGACGCATACCCAGAGACAAACCGCGGGACGCCAAAACGTCCTTGATCTCGGTGAGCGACTTCTTACCAAGGTTAGGCGTCTTCAACAGCTCAACTTCTGTGCGCTGAATAAGATCGCCGATGTAGTAAATATTTTCAGCCTTCAAGCAATTAGCCGAACGCACTGTCAGTTCCAGATCATCAACCGGACGCAGCAGAATCGGATCAATTTCTTCCTCTTCTTCAACGCGCTCTGGCTCTTTCTCATGATCGAAATCAACAAATACCGCCAGTTGCTGCTGGAGAATCGTGGCCGCCCGGCGAATTGCTTCTTCCGGATCGATAGTGCCATTTGTCTCCAAATCAATAACCAGCTTGTCCAGATCGGTACGCTGCTCTACTCGTGCACTTTCCACGGAATAGGCTACACGGCGAACCGGGCTGAAGGTTGCATCCAGTTGCAGACGCCCGATGGCACGGGTTTCATCTTCGTCGAGACCACGTTGATCTGCCGGCTCATAGCCGCGACCGCGTGCAACACGTAGACGCATGTTCACTTCACCATTTTCACTCAGGTGACAGATCACATGATCCGGGTTGGAAATCTCAACGTCATGATCCAGTTTGATATCACCGGCTGTAACAACGCCCGGGCCTTTCTTGCTGAGCGTTAGCTCAGTGTCATCCCGACCATTCATCTTGACCGCAACGCCTTTGAGATTCAGCAGAATCTCAATGACGTCCTCCTGGACACCCTCAATCGCACTGTACTCGTGCAAAACACCGTCAATCTGCGCTTCAGTCACGGCGCAGCCCGGCATCGAAGACAAAAGAATGCGGCGCAAAGCGCTACCCAGGGTGTGACCAAAGCCTCTTTCCAGAGGCTCGAGCGTAACCTTGGCGCGCATCTCACTCGATTCTTTTACATCGATCGTACGAGGTGTCAATAATTCATGTGCTGAACGCTGCATAGACGCCCCTATCTGCTATCGTTGCGAACTGGGCTTTACTTAGAGTAAAGCTCGACGATGAGGTTCTCGTTGATGTCGGCCGGCAACTCAGTACGCTCAGGCACTGACTTGTAAACGCCGGACATCTTGGTGGCGTCGACCTCGACCCAGCTCACCGGTGCACGGCTTGCAGACAGATCCAGAGCGCCTTTAACGCGCAGCTGATTTCTGGCCTTTTCACGCACACTCACAACATCACTTGGCTTGACTTTGTAGGAAGCAATGTTCACTACGTTGTCATTCACCAAGATCGCCTTGTGGGAGACGAGCTGACGGGACTCTGCACGGGTAGAACCGAATCCCATGCGGTATACAACGTTATCAAGACGCGTCTCGAGAAGCTGCAGCAGGTTTTCACCCGTGGCACCTTTCAGGCGAGCCGCCTCTTTATAATAGTTGCGGAATTGCTTTTCCAGTACGCCGTAAATACGACGAACTTTCTGTTTTTCACGAAGCTGTACGCCGTACTCAGACAGACGACTACGACGCGCACCATGCACACCCGGTGGGGTCTCGATGTTGCACTTGGTATCCAGCGCGCGAACGCCGCTCTTCAGAAAAAGATCTGTCCCTTCACGACGAGACAGCTTGCACTTCGGGCCTGTATAACGAGCCATATTTAACTGTCTCCTGTGTTAGACGCGGCGCTTTTTGGGCGGACGACAGCCGTTATGAGGAATCGGCGTCACATCTGTGATGTTGGTGATCTTGTAGCCGCACGAATTCAACGCGCGAACTGCAGACTCACGTCCGGGCCCGGGTCCTTTAACCTCTACGTCCAGGTTTTTAAGGCCGTATTCAGCAGCCGCGTTACCGGCTTTTTCAGCTGCTACCTGCGCAGCAAAAGGTGTACTCTTACGTGACCCACGAAAACCGGAACCACCAGAGGTAGCCCAGGACAGGACGTTGCCCTGACGGTCAGAAATGGTCACGATAGTGTTGTTGAAGGACGCATGAACGTGCGCGACGCCATCAACAACTGTCTTTTTCACCTTTTTACGGGTACGTGTACCTGGCTTTGCCATGTTTGCCTACCTGTTACCTGCGAATAGGTTTGCGTGGACCTTTACGGGTGCGCGCGTTGGTCTTGGTGCGCTGGCCACGGACTGGAAGCCCATGACGGTGGCGCAGACCACGGTGACATCCGAGATCCTTCAAACGCTTAATGTTCATTTGTACTTCACGACGCAGATCGCCTTCAACGATTGCCTTACCCACTTCTGAACGAAGTGATTCAAGCTGCTCGTCGGATAGGTCTTTGACCTTGACGTCCGGCTTAACGCCGGTTGCATCGCAAACCTTCTGGGCTGTCGTCTTGCCAACACCAAAGATATAGGTCAGCGAGATAACAGCATGTTTGTGATCGGGTATATTGACACCGGCTATACGTGCCATCCAAATTACTCCGCGCTCAAAGCTATGCTGTGTGAATTTTCCGCCACTAATAAGGGCGCGAAATAATAGCGCCTGACCCGCTACCGAGTCAAGCGCTACTATTTATACCCCTCTACAGTGCCAAGGTGCTTCCCGAAGGAATCAGCCCTGACGCTGCTTATGGCGAGGTTCCGGGCAAATGACTCGTACTGAGCCATTGCGACGAATTACTTTGCAATTACGGCAAATTTTCTTTACCGAAGCGCGTACTTTCATTGTCGACTCCAGTTTTCAAGGGGAACGGGATTAACCGTTCCGACCATAGCCCTTGAGATTAGATTTCTTCATCAGTGATTCATACTGATGCGACATCAGGTGCGACTGAACCTGGGCCATGAAATCCATCACCACGACTACAACAATCAGCAGTGAGGTGCCGCCCAAATAGAAGGGCACGTTCCCGGCAACCATCAGAAACTGAGGAAACAGGGAGACTGCTGCAATGTACATTGCACCGAACAGAGTCAGGCGAGTCAGCACACCATCAATATACTTGGCTGTCTGATCACCCGGACGAATGCCCGGTATAAACGCGCCAGAGCGCTTGAGGTTATCCGCAACTTCTTTCGGGTTGTACATCAATGCTGTATAGAAGAAGCAGAAAAATACCACTGCTGCTGCAAACAAAATGATGTACAACGGCTGGCTTGGAGCCAGTGCCTGGGATATATCACTGAGCCACTCCATACCTTCGCCCTGACCGAACCACTGACCCAGCGACGCTGGGAAAAGCAGAATGGAGGAAGCAAAAATGGGCGGGATTACACCGGCCATGTTTACCTTCAGAGGTAGGTGACTGGACTGCTGGGCAAACACCCGGCGCCCTTGCTGTCGTTTTGCGTAGTTGATGGTCAGCCGACGCTGCCCGCGCTCCATGAAAACCACGAAGCCAACAATTGCAATCGCAAGAATACCAATACCCAAAACCAACAACAGGCTCATCTCGCCGCTACGAGCCTGCGCCAGAGTCTGACCAATTGCGCCGGGAAGCCCGGCAACAATACCTGCAAAAATCAGCAGGGAGATGCCGTTACCGACACCCCGCTCAGTGATCTGCTCACCCAGCCACATCATGAATACTGCACCACTCACGAAAGAGACGACTGCCACAAAGTGGAAGCTGAAGCTATCGTTGAAGGTGACGCCCTGAGAAGCCAACCCGACAGAAATACCCAAACCCTGAACCAGAGCTAAGACAACCGTACCATACCGCGTGTACTGGCTAATCTTTCGACGTCCAGCCTCACCCTCTTTCTTCAGCTGCTCAAGCTGCGGATTTACCGCTGTCATGAGCTGCATGATAATCGAGGCAGAGATATACGGCATAATACCGAGAGCGAAGATACTCATGCGCTCAAGCGCACCACCTGAAAACATGTTGAACATACTCAGGATAGTGCCCTGATTTTGCTCAAACAGTGCCGCCAAACGGTCTGGGTTAATACCTGGCACCGGAATGTGGGCACCAATTCGGTACACCAGCAATGCCACGAAGACAAACCAAAGCCGCGATCGCAGCTCTGCTAGTCCTTTTCCCGCGCCCGCAGGCAATGATGCGTTCTTGGCCATTTAGTCCTCGACTCGCCTTAGTCTTCGACTTTCCCACCCGCGGCAGAAATTGCCTCGCGCGCGCCTTTTGTTACCCGAAGTCCTTTCACGGTCACTGCACGATCGAGCTCGCCCGATAGGATAACCTTGGCTTCGCGAATTTCCTCACGGATGATGTCGGCCTTCTTAAGGGCCGCAAGATCCACAATATCGCCTTCAACTTTCGCCAGTTCGTTTAGGCGAATTTCAGCAACATAACGCTGCTGACGCGACGTAAAGCCAAACTTCGGCAGTCGACGAGCCAAAGGCTGCTGGCCACCCTCGAAACCAGGAGCAACGCTGCCCCCGGTACGGGCTTTCTGGCCTTTGTGACCACGGCCACAGGTTTTACCGAAACCGCTTCCGATACCACGACCGACGCGCCTTGCGGCGGGACGTGAACCGAGTTCCGGACTAAGTTTGTTCAGACGCATCTTAGCTCT from Marinobacter sp. LV10R510-11A harbors:
- a CDS encoding PilN domain-containing protein, with product MRRSGGRQRICLEVRADGIAWAESGGLAGFSDCLPAKREDVLGSLSSERGWAGADTTLILPLDQYQVFQLERPEGIDESELGDALKWKLKDFLDFNPSDAVSGAFLFPEDASRGRGNLVNVVAARKSLVSELVTLVENCGLALVSIDIAELALRNLVSRIDPDRRGAALVYMRERFGQMIVCKGEALYLSRRLDVTSDDLRDASSQESSVQSLALEMQRSLDYYESQLGQVPPAVIRLVARDNVLPLSSMLATYVAASVETLDWAPFGLEEPLDSRCLIAWSASLATARKGDGIVQQVNLYTDDLRSRQGKLQAGTALSVLVLGLVALVVAAGVVRYQESQLQAKVGTLQQQSEKLQSSVEQLTGEVNARQPDPAVEAALESVTATLVRRQQLLGRVENLIATEAIGFSAPLLALARQVPQGLWLTQIRLDARQGNVGLAGKAQSGRLVPVYLEKLGDEPAFAGKTFGSFRLDREEDGRWIEFRVATDTDGEVAQ
- the ssb gene encoding single-stranded DNA-binding protein, encoding MARGVNKVILIGNLGQDPDTRYTPNGNAVVNLNIATDESYKDRQTGQLVPKTEWHRIVMFGKIAEVAGQYLRKGSKVYIEGKLQTRKWQNKEGQNVYSTEVVVDINGQMQMLDSRGSDGGANQGAPAGRPQQQSTPAAPAQNNQQPAQSGGYDQNQNQNQNQGQPAQGSSMPEPVDDFDDDIPF
- a CDS encoding MFS transporter, coding for MNALEKRSVSALASVYAIRMLGLFMVMPVFMLLGDELKGATPALLGFAIGAYGLSQALLQIPFGLLSDRVGRKRMIYIGLVLFAAGSILAGSTDSIYVVIGGRMLQGAGAIASVLMALLSDLTREEERTKAMATVGISIGLSFSVSLVLGPLLGSVWGLSGIFYATAVLAMIALLIVSRVVPTPHQHKISADTHPAKAMLGRVLSDKRLLRLDFGIFALHLVLTSLFLVFPSVLQDQLGLASSSHWWFYLSVMITSFVAMVPFIIIGEKKRRMKPVLCGAIALLTLATAGLAGVSDSLPIAWAVLFFFFMAFNLLEASLPSLISKEAPAASKGTAMGVYSTSQFMGAFLGGALGGFLLQQVGIEGVVWFMVTVLGLWLLVALTMPVPGYTSGFVVQLRDMASDQYGDVDGSLRSLPGVQDVVIIENAGTAYLKVDRQHFDEALLADVPFVQQGSSS
- the uvrA gene encoding excinuclease ABC subunit UvrA → MDHIQIKGARTHNLKNIDLDIPRDKLIVITGLSGSGKSSLAFDTLYAEGQRRYVESLSTYARQFLSMMEKPDIDHIEGLSPAISIEQKSTSHNPRSTVGTITEIYDYLRLLFARAGEPRCPEHGQPLEAQTVSQMVDLVLAMPEDSKLMILAPVIRDRKGEHLQVVETMRSQGFIRLRVDGTVYDIDDVPTLDKKRKHQIDVVVDRFKVKPGQEQRLAESFETALGLADGIALVAPMDGESSSEGAEHTFSAKYACTQCGYALSELEPKLFSFNSPAGACPTCDGLGVKQFFDADKIVQHPEATLAAGAIKGWDRRAVYYFQLLGSVGEHYKVDLETPWEELPEDFQTTLLFGSGTEEIAFRYVNSRGHIMERSHPFEGIIPNLERRYRETDSQSMREELARNLSTQACKECHGARLRSSARHVFIDERTISDLTRLPIGEAYSYFDTLELAGRKGEIAEKITKEVRQRLQFLVNVGLEYLTLERSADTLSGGEAQRIRLASQIGAGLVGVMYILDEPSIGLHQRDNDRLLSTLTHLRDLGNTVIVVEHDEDAIRAADHVIDIGPGAGVHGGEIIAQGTPAQVIANPNSLTGQYLSGVKKIAIPSIRNKGTGQTLTLTGATGNNLQNVTLTLPLGIMTCVTGVSGSGKSTLINSTLYPVAAAKLNKATSLTASPYEGLKGLEQLDKVIDIDQSPIGRTPRSNPATYTGLFTPIRELFAGTQESRSRGYKPGRFSFNVKGGRCEACQGDGMIKVEMHFLPDVYVPCDVCKAKRYNRETLEVRYKGKNINEVLSMTVEEGRVFFDAVPFLARKLQTLIDVGLSYIRLGQSAVTLSGGEAQRVKLAKELSKRDTGQTLYILDEPTTGLHFYDIQQLLNVLQRLRDHGNTIVVIEHNLDVIKTADWVIDLGPEGGSGGGKIIAEGTPEQVAANPASHTGHYLKAILPG
- the rplQ gene encoding 50S ribosomal protein L17, producing MRHRKSGRKFNRTSAHRKAMFRNMTASLVGHELIKTTLPKAKELRRVAEPLITLAKKDSVANRRLAFSRLRDDAAVVKLFNELGPRYNERPGGYLRVLKCGFRTGDNAPMAFVELIGRPLDIEAEEVDKDGK
- a CDS encoding DNA-directed RNA polymerase subunit alpha; translated protein: MQRSAHELLTPRTIDVKESSEMRAKVTLEPLERGFGHTLGSALRRILLSSMPGCAVTEAQIDGVLHEYSAIEGVQEDVIEILLNLKGVAVKMNGRDDTELTLSKKGPGVVTAGDIKLDHDVEISNPDHVICHLSENGEVNMRLRVARGRGYEPADQRGLDEDETRAIGRLQLDATFSPVRRVAYSVESARVEQRTDLDKLVIDLETNGTIDPEEAIRRAATILQQQLAVFVDFDHEKEPERVEEEEEIDPILLRPVDDLELTVRSANCLKAENIYYIGDLIQRTEVELLKTPNLGKKSLTEIKDVLASRGLSLGMRLDNWPPASLRGDDRVLGG
- the rpsD gene encoding 30S ribosomal protein S4; translated protein: MARYTGPKCKLSRREGTDLFLKSGVRALDTKCNIETPPGVHGARRSRLSEYGVQLREKQKVRRIYGVLEKQFRNYYKEAARLKGATGENLLQLLETRLDNVVYRMGFGSTRAESRQLVSHKAILVNDNVVNIASYKVKPSDVVSVREKARNQLRVKGALDLSASRAPVSWVEVDATKMSGVYKSVPERTELPADINENLIVELYSK
- the rpsK gene encoding 30S ribosomal protein S11, producing the protein MAKPGTRTRKKVKKTVVDGVAHVHASFNNTIVTISDRQGNVLSWATSGGSGFRGSRKSTPFAAQVAAEKAGNAAAEYGLKNLDVEVKGPGPGRESAVRALNSCGYKITNITDVTPIPHNGCRPPKKRRV
- the rpsM gene encoding 30S ribosomal protein S13; its protein translation is MARIAGVNIPDHKHAVISLTYIFGVGKTTAQKVCDATGVKPDVKVKDLSDEQLESLRSEVGKAIVEGDLRREVQMNIKRLKDLGCHRGLRHRHGLPVRGQRTKTNARTRKGPRKPIRR
- the rpmJ gene encoding 50S ribosomal protein L36; translation: MKVRASVKKICRNCKVIRRNGSVRVICPEPRHKQRQG
- the secY gene encoding preprotein translocase subunit SecY, with translation MAKNASLPAGAGKGLAELRSRLWFVFVALLVYRIGAHIPVPGINPDRLAALFEQNQGTILSMFNMFSGGALERMSIFALGIMPYISASIIMQLMTAVNPQLEQLKKEGEAGRRKISQYTRYGTVVLALVQGLGISVGLASQGVTFNDSFSFHFVAVVSFVSGAVFMMWLGEQITERGVGNGISLLIFAGIVAGLPGAIGQTLAQARSGEMSLLLVLGIGILAIAIVGFVVFMERGQRRLTINYAKRQQGRRVFAQQSSHLPLKVNMAGVIPPIFASSILLFPASLGQWFGQGEGMEWLSDISQALAPSQPLYIILFAAAVVFFCFFYTALMYNPKEVADNLKRSGAFIPGIRPGDQTAKYIDGVLTRLTLFGAMYIAAVSLFPQFLMVAGNVPFYLGGTSLLIVVVVVMDFMAQVQSHLMSHQYESLMKKSNLKGYGRNG
- the rplO gene encoding 50S ribosomal protein L15, which produces MRLNKLSPELGSRPAARRVGRGIGSGFGKTCGRGHKGQKARTGGSVAPGFEGGQQPLARRLPKFGFTSRQQRYVAEIRLNELAKVEGDIVDLAALKKADIIREEIREAKVILSGELDRAVTVKGLRVTKGAREAISAAGGKVED